One window of Dehalobacterium formicoaceticum genomic DNA carries:
- a CDS encoding M23 family metallopeptidase — MYTFSKEDLQQNQPQKRRLAWNVFFGGKKKSVLSIGLIALVLLAGTGIGLMQGSKTYALVVNGKETLVFDSKVQAEQAVQTFLNQKSQEMGKAVTTEDVIEILETEDKAKSPSTEEDVKQSLVRALNILVPGAAVVINGEEKIFLEDQELGEKLISTVKEQYTPRKEDLKVVKVDLKEKVEIVEKEVPVKEIATKDQAYHILTTGAEKMITHTVESGESLWSIAMDNGMEPEELEKANPQMTGNKLQIGTEVNLVKMEPMVHVTAVAEFSEIKPVPFEVKVEKDDSMPRGKQKVTQEGKEGQKEFTYLLVQENGEQVGKQFVNGVVLAKPVNKIVVQGTKMVLASRGSGGSLKWPLNGPITSRFGNRRLGYHTGLDINGDTGDPVRAAEAGKVTYAGWDGSYGKIVRISHGNGAETWYAHLSAFEVGVGDEVDQGDLIAKVGNTGRSTGSHLHFEVRSNGNALNPLNYLN; from the coding sequence ATGTATACTTTTTCAAAAGAAGATTTGCAGCAAAACCAACCTCAAAAGCGTAGATTAGCCTGGAATGTTTTTTTTGGTGGAAAGAAAAAATCCGTTCTTAGTATTGGGTTAATAGCACTGGTTTTGTTGGCAGGAACAGGAATAGGGTTAATGCAAGGCAGTAAGACCTATGCCTTGGTGGTAAACGGCAAAGAGACCTTGGTATTTGACAGTAAGGTTCAAGCCGAGCAGGCAGTTCAGACATTTTTGAATCAGAAATCCCAGGAGATGGGGAAAGCTGTAACGACAGAGGACGTCATCGAAATTTTGGAAACAGAGGATAAAGCAAAATCCCCTTCGACAGAGGAAGATGTCAAACAGTCCTTGGTTCGGGCATTGAACATTCTGGTGCCTGGGGCCGCAGTCGTAATTAACGGTGAGGAAAAAATCTTTCTGGAAGACCAGGAACTTGGGGAGAAGCTGATTTCGACGGTGAAGGAGCAATACACACCTAGGAAAGAGGATTTAAAGGTTGTAAAAGTTGATCTTAAAGAAAAGGTTGAAATTGTAGAAAAAGAAGTACCTGTGAAAGAAATTGCCACCAAAGATCAAGCCTATCATATTTTGACCACCGGTGCGGAGAAAATGATCACACATACGGTGGAATCCGGTGAGTCCCTGTGGTCCATAGCCATGGATAATGGAATGGAACCTGAGGAACTGGAAAAGGCGAATCCCCAAATGACGGGAAATAAACTTCAGATTGGGACAGAGGTTAATCTCGTTAAAATGGAACCTATGGTTCATGTGACAGCAGTAGCTGAGTTTTCAGAAATAAAGCCTGTTCCCTTTGAAGTGAAAGTGGAAAAGGACGATAGTATGCCGCGAGGCAAACAAAAGGTGACGCAAGAAGGTAAAGAAGGTCAAAAAGAATTTACCTATTTGCTGGTTCAAGAAAACGGTGAGCAGGTTGGCAAGCAATTTGTAAATGGCGTTGTACTTGCCAAACCGGTGAATAAGATTGTGGTACAAGGCACGAAAATGGTTCTTGCTTCCCGGGGAAGCGGAGGTTCCTTAAAATGGCCCTTGAACGGTCCCATTACCTCCCGCTTTGGCAATCGAAGGCTGGGTTATCATACCGGTTTAGATATTAACGGCGATACAGGTGATCCGGTTCGGGCTGCGGAGGCAGGTAAGGTTACATATGCAGGTTGGGATGGTAGTTACGGAAAAATTGTTCGGATTAGTCACGGCAATGGTGCTGAGACCTGGTATGCTCATCTCTCCGCTTTTGAAGTCGGTGTAGGAGATGAAGTGGATCAGGGGGATTTAATCGCCAAAGTGGGCAATACCGGAAGAAGCACAGGATCTCATCTTCATTTTGAGGTCAGATCCAACGGTAATGCGTTAAATCCGCTGAATTATTTGAATTAA
- a CDS encoding CoA-binding protein yields the protein MDLKNAKTIAVVGLSPDPTKASHRVAKYMQGKGYDIIPINPTVQEVLGATSYPDLMSLPAGISIDIVNIFRKSSAVVPIVEQAIKRRAKMIWMQEDVVNEDAKKMAEEAGLDVEMDSCIMKVHLCQKGRD from the coding sequence ATGGATTTAAAGAATGCAAAAACCATTGCGGTGGTAGGGCTTTCGCCAGACCCGACTAAAGCCAGCCATCGGGTAGCAAAATACATGCAAGGAAAAGGATACGATATCATTCCTATTAACCCAACGGTGCAAGAGGTGTTGGGCGCCACAAGCTATCCGGATCTAATGTCCCTGCCCGCCGGTATTTCCATAGATATTGTGAATATTTTCCGAAAATCTTCCGCTGTAGTCCCTATTGTGGAGCAAGCCATAAAAAGACGGGCCAAGATGATTTGGATGCAGGAAGATGTCGTCAATGAAGATGCAAAGAAGATGGCAGAAGAAGCCGGATTGGATGTCGAAATGGACTCTTGTATTATGAAGGTCCATCTTTGTCAGAAAGGGAGGGACTGA
- the trxB gene encoding thioredoxin-disulfide reductase produces the protein MRYDLIVIGGGPAGLTAGLYGARGGLKTLILEKAMPGGQAAMTEFIENYPGYPEGVQGPELMMSFMEQALRFGVDFKTEEVTKVNFSAKEKLIETEQGKYESPAVIIATGSRPRFLEVQGEKDFTGRGVSYCATCDGAFFRDKKVLVAGGGDAALEEAMFLTKYAREVILVHRRDQLRAAKILQERARKYDKLHFLLDSVIEEIRGGTQGVEEVVIRNVKNDNVQTEAADGVFVFIGNLPNTAFLKDILDLTGEGYIKTKELLMTSIPGVFAAGDVRDKFLRQVSTAVGDGAEAAMAAERYISELD, from the coding sequence TTGAGATATGATTTAATCGTGATCGGGGGAGGCCCGGCAGGTTTGACGGCCGGTCTCTACGGTGCCCGGGGAGGCTTGAAAACTTTGATTCTGGAAAAGGCGATGCCGGGCGGGCAGGCAGCCATGACGGAGTTCATTGAGAATTACCCCGGTTATCCCGAAGGGGTGCAAGGCCCTGAATTGATGATGAGTTTTATGGAACAAGCCTTGCGGTTCGGCGTAGACTTTAAAACGGAGGAAGTAACCAAGGTGAATTTCTCCGCAAAAGAAAAGTTGATTGAAACTGAACAAGGAAAATATGAATCTCCTGCTGTGATCATTGCTACCGGATCCCGGCCCCGCTTTCTGGAGGTGCAGGGTGAAAAAGATTTTACCGGGCGGGGTGTTTCTTATTGTGCTACCTGTGATGGAGCATTTTTTCGGGATAAAAAGGTGCTGGTTGCAGGGGGAGGGGACGCGGCCTTGGAAGAGGCTATGTTCTTAACCAAATATGCCCGGGAAGTGATTCTTGTGCATCGGAGAGATCAGTTGCGTGCAGCCAAAATCCTTCAGGAGCGGGCCCGAAAATATGACAAGCTCCATTTTCTTTTGGATTCGGTAATTGAAGAAATTCGTGGTGGCACCCAGGGTGTGGAAGAGGTTGTCATCCGCAACGTTAAGAATGATAACGTTCAGACGGAGGCTGCGGACGGCGTTTTTGTTTTTATCGGAAATTTGCCCAATACGGCTTTTCTCAAGGATATCCTTGATTTAACAGGTGAGGGCTATATTAAGACGAAGGAGTTGCTGATGACCTCTATACCGGGCGTATTTGCTGCTGGGGATGTGCGGGATAAATTCTTGCGTCAGGTTAGTACGGCAGTGGGGGATGGAGCGGAAGCAGCCATGGCAGCAGAACGCTACATTAGCGAATTGGATTAA
- a CDS encoding copper ion binding protein, which translates to MCEGCGCHSGIDTVVLKVEGMSCGHCKSAVEKEVKALPGVSSAEVTLEDSTVTINFDTHVVDLDKIKNAIIEAGYQVG; encoded by the coding sequence ATGTGTGAAGGATGCGGATGCCACAGCGGCATTGATACTGTAGTACTAAAGGTGGAAGGTATGAGCTGCGGCCATTGCAAGAGTGCAGTAGAAAAGGAAGTAAAAGCACTTCCCGGTGTTAGTTCTGCGGAGGTAACCTTAGAGGACAGTACTGTAACCATTAATTTTGATACCCATGTCGTCGATCTGGATAAGATTAAAAATGCGATTATTGAAGCCGGCTATCAAGTAGGTTAG
- a CDS encoding DUF362 domain-containing protein encodes MAYRISEECIACGACAPECPVEVISEGEDIYVIDEEGCIDCGNCAEVCPVGAPHEVS; translated from the coding sequence TTGGCTTATCGAATTAGTGAAGAGTGTATTGCTTGCGGAGCATGTGCCCCGGAGTGCCCCGTTGAGGTAATCAGCGAAGGGGAAGACATTTATGTGATTGACGAAGAAGGATGTATTGACTGCGGCAATTGTGCTGAGGTATGCCCTGTAGGGGCGCCGCATGAAGTGAGTTGA
- a CDS encoding PhoH family protein, with protein MKKKKTFVLDTNILLHSPYAIYAFEDNHIVIPEVVLEELDKFKKDNTELGANARLVARIIDGLREKGNLNKGIKLDTGGKLRIEMNYHDVKLPDSWVGTVNDNRILKVCKGLHEKGEKVYLISKDMFIRIKADVLGVIAQDLLKEQAPVYDEQYQGRMDVYAEEDKIQEFYSQGRLLPEDVYQFSLTTRKHVQEELVVNQFLILHSNNNEKQTALARFNGKEIVPLNYIQEHPFGIMPRNAGQKFMQEALMLDADIAPLVIIKGPAGTAKTFFSLAVGLYKMLTETGRLYRKILVCRPNVKFDEDIGFLPGTEQEKIAPFLRPVIDNLEILSDNNENERYKNEKCLKDKIDELFDRDIIHTEAIAFIRGRSIVKQYVLIDEAQNLTPKQVKGIITRAGMGTKIILTGDPEQIDHPFLDSRTNGLSYAAEKMKGSPLCFQITLSDEECERSNLAYEGAKRL; from the coding sequence ATGAAAAAAAAGAAAACCTTCGTGCTGGATACCAATATTTTGCTTCATTCACCCTATGCCATCTATGCTTTTGAGGACAACCATATTGTCATTCCGGAGGTGGTCCTGGAAGAATTGGACAAATTCAAAAAGGATAACACGGAATTAGGTGCTAACGCCAGGCTGGTGGCTCGTATCATTGACGGCTTGAGGGAAAAAGGAAACTTAAATAAAGGCATTAAATTGGATACGGGTGGTAAACTACGTATAGAAATGAATTACCATGATGTCAAGCTGCCGGATAGTTGGGTGGGAACCGTAAATGACAATAGGATTCTCAAGGTGTGTAAAGGCTTGCACGAAAAAGGTGAAAAAGTTTACCTGATCAGTAAAGATATGTTCATCAGGATTAAAGCCGATGTTTTAGGTGTTATTGCCCAGGATTTATTAAAAGAACAGGCTCCTGTTTACGATGAACAATATCAAGGACGTATGGATGTGTATGCCGAGGAAGATAAAATTCAGGAATTTTACAGCCAAGGGCGGCTGCTGCCGGAGGATGTTTATCAATTTTCTCTTACTACGAGAAAGCATGTTCAGGAGGAATTGGTGGTCAACCAATTTTTAATTCTTCATTCTAACAATAATGAAAAACAAACTGCTTTAGCTCGCTTTAACGGCAAGGAAATTGTTCCTTTAAATTATATACAAGAACATCCCTTTGGCATTATGCCCCGCAATGCTGGCCAAAAATTTATGCAGGAAGCATTAATGCTGGACGCTGATATTGCTCCTTTGGTGATTATCAAAGGTCCGGCAGGTACTGCGAAGACCTTTTTTTCTTTGGCTGTCGGTCTGTATAAAATGCTGACGGAAACCGGTCGTCTTTATCGCAAAATTTTAGTTTGCCGGCCCAATGTAAAATTCGATGAGGACATCGGTTTTTTGCCTGGTACGGAGCAGGAAAAAATTGCTCCTTTTCTCAGACCGGTCATAGATAATTTAGAGATTTTAAGCGATAACAACGAAAATGAACGATATAAGAATGAAAAATGCTTAAAAGACAAAATTGATGAGCTTTTTGACCGGGATATTATTCATACGGAAGCCATCGCCTTTATCCGAGGCCGTTCCATTGTAAAACAATATGTACTCATTGATGAAGCCCAAAATCTTACCCCGAAGCAGGTCAAAGGGATTATTACCCGAGCGGGAATGGGTACGAAAATCATTTTAACCGGCGATCCTGAGCAAATCGATCATCCTTTTTTGGACAGCAGAACCAACGGCTTAAGCTATGCTGCGGAGAAAATGAAGGGCAGCCCCCTTTGTTTCCAAATCACTCTGTCCGATGAAGAATGCGAGCGTTCTAATCTGGCTTATGAGGGTGCAAAAAGATTATAA
- a CDS encoding transposase, whose amino-acid sequence MEPRNIIPSIDDTPLAEGIFKIKSALRIELVNRTEMEALWNQLVKSYHYLGHNKTIGPRVKYLVWFNERPIAAISYNQASYRLGVRDTFIDWNDEERKKYLHHVLNNNRFLILPWVHVKNLASHLIALSIKHLKHDWPLLYGVEPYLLETFVDQDKYKGTCYRAANWHYVGETSGFGKVGITYQYHGNKKGVYLYPLKKNFKQLMGCTGRHKPPRVHNKSNKYLEMVSMQLQKNTWHEGILEEAKVPDIIDKLPEMFNNYISRFADCFKRAEPIANLYAYTRGLLSNLERKSVEPIALEFIDNPRGPRNLQNFMKNAQWDEEKAIKIYQEGLSERLSDDEGMLTVDESGFVKKGKNSVGVARQYCSSVGKVENSQVGVFVGYSGPKGYGLISAQLFMPEKWFGEDYAQRRQDCAVPDELTFRTKPQIGLDLIHKIEESGLFKAKWIGVDCLYGNSKEFLDAISDKYWYFADIHNNTQVWRTQPTFKVPEYKGRGPRPTKVTATTPTKHVSKIAEDG is encoded by the coding sequence ATGGAACCAAGAAATATTATTCCTTCTATTGACGATACCCCCTTGGCAGAAGGAATATTTAAGATAAAATCTGCGCTAAGAATTGAGCTTGTTAATCGCACAGAAATGGAAGCTCTCTGGAATCAGCTTGTAAAATCGTACCATTATTTGGGTCATAATAAAACAATTGGTCCACGCGTTAAATATCTTGTGTGGTTTAATGAACGTCCCATTGCGGCTATCAGTTATAACCAAGCCTCTTATAGACTGGGCGTGCGGGATACCTTTATTGACTGGAATGATGAAGAGCGCAAAAAGTATTTACATCATGTTTTGAACAATAATCGTTTTTTAATTTTACCATGGGTGCACGTTAAAAATCTTGCTTCTCATTTAATAGCCTTATCTATCAAACATCTCAAACACGATTGGCCGCTTCTTTATGGGGTTGAGCCCTATTTATTAGAAACCTTTGTTGATCAAGATAAATATAAAGGAACATGTTACAGGGCTGCAAACTGGCACTATGTTGGGGAAACCAGCGGGTTTGGCAAAGTCGGAATCACGTATCAATATCACGGAAACAAGAAAGGAGTCTATTTATATCCTCTTAAGAAAAATTTCAAACAACTAATGGGTTGTACAGGTAGGCATAAGCCGCCCCGGGTCCACAATAAAAGTAATAAATATCTGGAGATGGTTTCGATGCAACTACAAAAAAATACTTGGCATGAAGGGATCCTGGAAGAAGCAAAAGTGCCTGATATTATAGATAAGCTACCAGAGATGTTCAATAATTATATAAGTCGTTTTGCAGACTGTTTTAAACGAGCAGAGCCAATTGCTAACTTATATGCGTATACGAGAGGATTGTTAAGCAATTTAGAAAGAAAGTCAGTTGAACCTATAGCTTTGGAATTCATCGATAATCCCAGGGGTCCACGTAATTTACAGAATTTCATGAAGAATGCCCAATGGGATGAAGAAAAAGCCATAAAAATTTATCAAGAAGGTCTTTCCGAACGCCTTTCCGACGATGAAGGAATGCTTACTGTTGATGAAAGTGGTTTTGTTAAAAAAGGCAAGAATTCTGTCGGCGTGGCACGTCAATATTGCAGCAGCGTCGGAAAAGTTGAAAACAGTCAGGTGGGTGTTTTTGTAGGCTATTCAGGCCCTAAAGGTTATGGTTTAATTTCGGCCCAGCTTTTCATGCCGGAAAAGTGGTTTGGTGAAGATTATGCACAGCGTAGGCAAGACTGCGCCGTGCCTGATGAACTAACCTTCCGGACAAAGCCGCAGATTGGGCTGGATTTGATTCATAAAATCGAAGAATCTGGGCTATTTAAAGCAAAATGGATAGGCGTGGATTGTCTTTACGGAAACAGTAAAGAGTTTCTTGACGCTATCTCAGATAAATATTGGTATTTTGCAGATATTCATAACAACACACAGGTTTGGCGCACTCAACCAACCTTTAAAGTGCCTGAATATAAAGGACGGGGTCCACGCCCTACAAAAGTGACAGCAACAACCCCCACAAAACATGTTTCCAAGATCGCTGAGGATGGCTGA
- the istA gene encoding IS21 family transposase has protein sequence MIKLKTKQEIILMHIRDGISQREISRITGSDRKTIRKYLREYEEKRRELIENEGMDTEEIISTIVEKPKYDTSNRQKKKLTDKIIERIKFYLDENEKRKAMGLHKQIRKKNHIHEDLKKEGMDIGYTTVCLAISRILNESKEAFIRGVYEPGDICEFDWGEVKLWIGGVLMTLHMAAFCTARGNYRFGRLYTNEKTESFLESHAEFFSHIQGNHKTVVYDNMRTAVKKFVGRYEKEPTEALLKLSTYYCYRYRFCNAYSGNEKGHVEKTVDYLRGKAFTGRLEFDSIEEANEYLLQVCNEVNKEKKAAMDGKTAAQMLEEERDYLMPPLPPFDCAVVKNYRVNKYSTINVDGCFYSVPDNYVDKLVLAKVYKGKIVIFYEGEKLAEHTKLLGFGKWSLDINQ, from the coding sequence GTGATAAAACTGAAAACAAAGCAAGAGATAATACTCATGCATATTCGTGATGGTATATCACAAAGGGAGATTTCCAGAATAACAGGGAGTGATCGAAAAACCATAAGGAAATATCTACGTGAGTATGAGGAAAAAAGAAGGGAACTAATTGAAAATGAAGGGATGGATACAGAAGAAATAATTAGCACAATAGTTGAAAAGCCGAAATATGATACATCAAACAGGCAAAAGAAAAAGCTCACAGACAAAATAATTGAACGCATAAAATTCTACCTTGATGAAAATGAAAAACGCAAGGCTATGGGCCTTCATAAGCAGATAAGAAAAAAGAACCATATACATGAGGATCTAAAAAAGGAAGGCATGGATATTGGGTATACAACAGTATGCCTGGCCATATCAAGGATACTAAATGAGAGCAAAGAAGCATTCATAAGAGGTGTATATGAGCCCGGTGATATATGTGAATTTGACTGGGGTGAAGTAAAACTATGGATAGGCGGGGTTCTTATGACCTTGCATATGGCAGCCTTTTGTACAGCACGTGGTAATTACCGATTTGGCCGTCTCTACACCAATGAGAAAACGGAAAGCTTTCTGGAATCCCATGCGGAATTTTTCTCACATATTCAGGGTAATCATAAAACCGTGGTATATGACAATATGAGGACAGCAGTAAAAAAATTCGTTGGCAGATATGAAAAGGAACCAACAGAGGCCCTCCTGAAATTATCCACCTATTACTGCTACCGATATAGATTTTGCAATGCCTATTCAGGCAACGAAAAAGGACACGTTGAAAAAACTGTAGATTATCTTAGGGGAAAAGCATTCACAGGCAGATTAGAATTTGACAGCATTGAAGAGGCGAACGAATATTTATTGCAGGTCTGTAACGAGGTTAACAAAGAAAAAAAGGCGGCCATGGACGGAAAAACAGCGGCCCAAATGCTGGAAGAAGAAAGGGATTATTTGATGCCTCCATTACCCCCGTTTGATTGTGCAGTTGTTAAAAATTATCGAGTTAATAAGTATTCTACCATAAACGTTGACGGTTGTTTCTATTCGGTTCCGGATAACTATGTGGATAAACTGGTACTCGCCAAGGTGTACAAAGGAAAAATCGTGATTTTTTATGAAGGTGAAAAGTTGGCGGAACATACTAAGTTATTGGGCTTTGGCAAATGGTCCCTTGACATTAACCAATAG
- a CDS encoding stalk domain-containing protein has translation MRNFLLIFFSVLVFSAALVIPNVQTCLAQVEVTIAENQNAPFIKKEIFKEDDWVPVRWLFQQYVDSVDWENDRKVAVVKNDGKELIFNFSRQEIAVKENQFLVPIGYSKFINGRVFIDGAWIGSIFDMYATTGQDKDKDDIRNKLDFLPITGIDNLYSPKDGILHLTIFLDKK, from the coding sequence ATGAGAAACTTTCTGTTGATATTTTTTTCAGTGCTGGTATTTTCTGCAGCACTGGTAATTCCCAATGTACAAACTTGTTTAGCTCAAGTTGAAGTTACAATTGCAGAAAATCAAAACGCACCTTTTATAAAAAAAGAAATTTTCAAAGAAGATGATTGGGTGCCTGTAAGATGGCTTTTCCAACAATATGTTGATTCGGTAGACTGGGAGAATGATCGTAAGGTAGCAGTTGTTAAAAATGATGGCAAAGAGTTGATCTTTAATTTTTCCAGACAGGAAATAGCTGTAAAAGAAAATCAATTTTTGGTTCCTATCGGCTATTCAAAATTTATAAATGGAAGAGTATTCATTGATGGTGCTTGGATCGGAAGCATTTTTGACATGTATGCTACAACTGGCCAAGACAAAGATAAGGATGATATAAGAAATAAACTTGATTTCTTACCGATAACGGGTATTGATAACTTATATTCGCCTAAAGATGGTATTTTGCATCTAACTATTTTCCTGGATAAGAAATAA